The genome window GCCGGAACTCCGTTAATAAATATTTTGTCACCTTTTATTGCCAATGTGTTTCCTTCATAAGCGGTAATAATCCTATCGTACAAAGCAATGTTAGTTGTGTCAAGCTTTATAGTCATGCCTTCTTTAGGCATAACAAGCGGTCCGAAATTATCGACATTCCATTTATAGTTCGGACTATGTGGAAAGATACGCGGATCGTAAACATTGCTATCACCGATCAGTGGTGTTACTGATTCGATATTTGGCAGTTTTTTAAATTCTTCAACCTTATTGTTCGGGAGGGTAAGGATCAATGCTCCGGGTATCATCCTGTTTTCAACAGGCTCTGTAATATCGAATTTGTCAAGAACTTTTTGGTTGAATCCAAACCCATCCTTTGTTTTTACTATATAATGATGCTGCATTGTTTCCGCAGCGTATGATGGTTTTCCGTTTATATAGAAAATGCTATGTCTGATTTCGAGTGTGTCTCCTGCGATTGCAACACATCGTTTTACATAATTTTCCCGTTTATCCGGCGGACGGGCCACAACATTTCCAAATGGTTCACCCGAATATGGATTAACCTTGTCGGGATTGTTTACATAGCCCCAACCAAATTCTCTGCAAAGCTGATAATAGCTTTGGTTTTGTGCGCCAAGAGCGACCGTATCTCCATCCGGATAATTGAATACCACATAATCGTTGTTCTTCACTTTCCCAAGACAGGGCAGTCGCCAGTATGGAAGTTTTACCCATTCCAGGTATGAACGGGTATCTTTTGTAAGAAAAAGGGTATGATGTGTGAACGGAAACGATAGAGGAGTGTTAGGCACTTTAGCTCCATAGCTTACTTTGCTCACAAATAAATAATCACCCACCATTAATGATTTTTCAAGTGATGAAGTGGGAATTGTAAATGCTTCTATAAAAAATGTACGGATAATAGTGGCGGCCACAACCGCGAACAAGCCGGCATCAACCCATTCGGCCATCCAGGAGCGTTTTACTTTGGTGTAGTCAATTGGGCCGCTGTATTTTAAATTTTTACTGTATCCAAACCAGGGGAGGTATACAAACCATAAAACAGCGCCAATGAATTTTTCGCCCGCGCTTTTTTTACCAAAGCTTTCATAGAGCTGGTAAAGCATTATCCACCACATGATAAAACTTACTGTTGGCACCATGAACAATAAAAGCCACCACCAGGGGCGTTGAATTATTTTAAGAAGTATAAGGATGTTATAAAACGGCACATAAGCTTTCCATCCTTGTTCACCAAAGGCTTCAAAGAATTTTTTTAAACCTATAACCGTCGGAAGGTAGGAGAGTATAAGGAAATATATGAAGGGAGTCATACGAAATTAAAAATTAAGAATTGTGAATTAAAAATGACATTGCGCACGGTATCATAAATTGTAAACAGAAGATTTCAAACATTTTTAATAAATACTCTTAATATCCCACATCCCACATCCCACATCCCACATCCCATATCCCACATCTCACATCTCACATCTCATATCTCATATCTCATATCTCATATCTCATATCTCATATCTCATATCTCATATCTCATATCTCATATCTCATATCTCATACATATCTCATATCTCATATCTCATATCTCATATCTCATATCTCATATCTCATATCTTCAACATATCATTCATTCCGTAAATACCTTTTTTGCCTTTTATCCATTCGGCGGCAAGTACAGCGCCCAGGGCAAAACCTTTGCGGCTATGTGCTACATGGGTTATTTCAATATAATCCACTTCCGATGAATAACGGATGGAATGTGTGCCCGGTACTTCATCAATTCGTTTGGAAACCAATTGTAATTCTCCGGGTTTATTTGTTTCATTATTCACCCAGTTTTTTTTGCCTGGCATGTTCTTCAATACGCCTTCTGCTAAAGTGATGCCGGTTCCGCTTGGGGCATCTTTTTTATGTATATGGTGGATCTCTTCCATTGTAACATTGTATTCGCTGTGCGGCTGCATTAGTTTGGCCAAATATTCATTCAGTTTAAAAAATAAGTTAACCCCAACGCTGAAGTTTGATGCCCAAAACAAGGTCTGATCTCTTTCTTTACAAACTTTTGCAACCTCATCCCATTGTTTCAGCCAGCCTGTTGTACCTACTACTACGGGTACTCCCGCCTCAAAGCATTTGTAAATGTTTGAAACCGCTGTATCGGGTGTGCTGAATTCAATCGCGGCATCACACTTTTTTAATTCAGCGACAGAATAGGAATTAATATTATTAAGATCAATGATCAGTCCGATCTCATTTTTTCTGGAAAGAGCGATCTGTTCAATTTCCTTTCCCATTTTCCCGTATCCGAATAGCGCGATCTTCATAAAGATTAAATTTGAGATTTTTATTGTGCCAAAATAAATTCCGGCTGTTAAAAGATGTTAAAGTTAGAATTTAAGAGTTAAACCAAGTCCTGTTCCGGGAAGATTATTTTGAGCGATATAGATAAAAGCCGGACATACATGCAGGGATAAATCATTACTCACATCAAATGTAAACATATGAGCATCAACTGCGGCATCAACAATATTTAAGACATAAACGGCTGCAACTCCGATGATGGCGAAATCGCGCGAACGCTGGTAAGAATTTTTTAAGGTCAGCAGATTTTCGGCGGAGTATTTATTTACGTATGAATCAATTGTCGCAGGGTCACTGTCTGTACGATAAATATAGGCTTGCTTATATTTGTTGTATGCATCGTTGTTGATCATGACCATGTACCCGAGTCCGGCAAAGGCGGCATAAACGACCGGAACTTTCCAGTATTTGCGATTATATACCTGCCCGGCTCCGGGCAGGACAGTTGATAACAGGGCTGCCATTCGTACAGAATGTTTTATTTCGGTTCTTTTTAATGTATCCGGTTTAACAGGAAGCGTATTTTTTTCTTTGCTGCTTTGGGCAGATCCGATGAGACAGGAACAAACAAGAACTATGCTTAAGAACAACCTCACGACCGGGAGATTTTATTATTTATTGAAATTTTTTTATTGCCACTAAAGCACAAAAACTCTAAATCCCACCAAATTATTTCGTAAATCGTTTGATGTCTGATTAACATTTTATTTAATTTTTTCGTGGAATTTAGTGCTTTTGTGGCATTTTGGGAATTGCATCAATCCACTAAATATTAAAGAATATCAAGCAGGGTTAGTATTCTTTCGAGGTCAGCATCAGATGCAAAGGGGATCACGATCTTTCCTTTTCCGCTGTTTTGCCTGCGCAGTTCCGCTTTCTTTCCGAAAGTGATCTTAATACTTTCATTTACTTTTTTAAGTTTTTCGGGCAGGGGGAAGGCCGCGGATCTTTTAGATCGTCTTAATGATTCCGGCTTTTTATTCTGCCAGCGGGCAAGGTCTTCAACTTCACGGACAGAAAGATCTTCGCTGATTATTCGGTTGTATATTTCAATCAGGGTTTCAGCTTTATCAATGTTCACAATAGCGCGGGCGTGGCCCATATTGATCTTGTTGTCACGTATACCCAATTGCACTTCAGCCGGAAGCTTTAACAGGCGCAGATAATTGGCAATGGTTGAACGTTGTTTACCTACTTTCTGACTCAGATTTTCCTGTGTAAGTCCGCATTCATCCATTAAACGTTTATAGCTGATCGCAATCTCAATGGCATCAAGGTTTTCGCGCTGAATGTTTTCTACAAGGGCCATTTCGAGCATGGCTTCATCGTTCGCTATGCGAATATAAGCGGGAATGCTCTTTAATCCGGCTACCTGAGAGGCTTTGAAACGGCGCTCCCCGGAAATAAGCTGGTATTTGTCATACCCCACTTTGCGAACCGTTACCGGTTGGATGATCCCCAATGAACTTATTGATTCGGCCAATTCAGCCAATGCTTCTTTTTCAAATTTGGTGCGGGGTTGGAAAGGGTTTGCTTCAATTTGGGCAAGAGGTATCTCCGCAATAGAACCCGCGACAGGGGTATTGCCTTCTGGCGTTTTTGATGATGATGTAATATCGGTATTGGCGTTCTCCAATAACGCGCTCAGACCTTTACCCAACGCGTTACGTTTATTAGTGCTCATTATGTGTTACGAATATTAATAGTGTGGTACGAATACCGAAATGTTGCGAATTTACGAATGGCAAAAATAACAATTAGAAGATATTCGGAACCTAAAAAGGTCGATTCGTAAATTCGTAATAATTCGTTATCTGTACTTAGTTCTCCTCAGTAATATTAATGATTTTTTCCGACTCCGAAAGTTTTGTGAGGCCATTTTTTTGGAGTATTTCACGGGCAAGGTTCAGGTAGTTAACAGCACCTTTGCTGCTGGCATCGTGCATAATAATGGTTTCGCCATGGCTTGGAGCTTCGCCTAATTTAGTACTGCGCTGAATGATGGTATCGAATACCATATTCTGGAAATGTGTTTTTACTTCTTCCACAACCTGGTTGGCAAGGCGCAGGCGAATATCGTACATGGTTAATAAAATACCTTCAATGGAAAGTTCGGAGTTGAGACGGGATTGAACAATTTTAATAGTATTGAGCAGTTTGCCCAGGCCTTCTAAGGCGAAATACTCACATTGTACAGGAATAATTACCGAATCGGCCGCTGTTAATGAGTTAACTGTGATAAGTCCAAGGGATGGTGAGCAGTCCAGAATAATAAAGTCGTAATCATCTTTTATTTTAGCCAATGCCTGGCGCATTTTTTTCTCGCGGCTTGGCAGATTGATCATTTCGATTTCAGCGCCTACAAGGTCAATATGGGCAGGAAGCAGATCCATATTGGGTGTAGAGGTGTTTAAAATAACATTGGCCGGATCGATTTCATCAATAATACATTCGTATATGCTCGCTTTCACGTTGCGTGGTTCAAAGCCCACACCCGATGTAGAGTTAGCCTGCGGGTCGGCATCAACCAATAAGGTTTTGTATTCCAGCACAGCTAAACTCGCTGCCAGGTTAATGGCAGTTGTTGTTTTTCCCACCCCGCCTTTTTGATTGGCTATTGCGATTATTTTTCCCATATCCTGAATTTATTTTTTTATAGTTTATTCTGCCACCTGAAACTGATCAGCTGACTATGCCTTGCTCAATGTTGTTTTGAATTCGTAATTAATGGTTTCACCGATCCTGAGCAGTGTTAATTTTTTTCCTGCCCGTTGAAACTTGTTTATAGCTTCTTGGTGATCTATCTTAATAAAGCCAAACGTGTCGTAGTGCATACCAATAATATCCGGACAATTGATAAAAGTGCTTGCAAGAATAGCATTCTCAATACCCATTGTGAAATTATCGCCGATGGGTAAGAATGCGAAATCAAGTTTCCTGTATTCCCCGATCAATTTCATGTCGTACGTAAGAGCTGTGTCACCGGAATAATAAAAATTGCCTTCGCTTGATTCGATTATAAAGCCCAATGGGTTTCCTCCATAAGTTCCGTCGGGTAAGCTGCTTGAATGTTCGGCCGCTACACATTTAACTTTACCAAAATCAAACATCCATTTGCCGCCCGTATTCATCGGATGGCAACCCTTAATTCCTTGTTTCAATAGCCAGTTGTAAATCTCATAATTTGAGATAGTTATAGCTCCTGTTAGTTTGGCTAATTCTACCGCATCTGCGGTATGGTCTTCATGCCCGTGAGAGATCAGAATATAGTCGGCCTTAATCTTTTTAATATCAATATTTTTAGCCAATTCATTCGGGCGGATGAAGGGGTCGAACAATAAATGTTTTCCATTTACTGTGACGCTGAAACATGAATGTCCGTAATAAGTTACCTGCATTTAGATGAATCGGACTTTTTTAAATTTAAGTCGCAATAAAAGTACGATGATTAGCACTTTGGCTCACAAAACCTGCAAGGAACTTTTAAACACTTTTTTGTTAATTGAAAAGAGA of Bacteroidota bacterium contains these proteins:
- the dapB gene encoding 4-hydroxy-tetrahydrodipicolinate reductase → MKIALFGYGKMGKEIEQIALSRKNEIGLIIDLNNINSYSVAELKKCDAAIEFSTPDTAVSNIYKCFEAGVPVVVGTTGWLKQWDEVAKVCKERDQTLFWASNFSVGVNLFFKLNEYLAKLMQPHSEYNVTMEEIHHIHKKDAPSGTGITLAEGVLKNMPGKKNWVNNETNKPGELQLVSKRIDEVPGTHSIRYSSEVDYIEITHVAHSRKGFALGAVLAAEWIKGKKGIYGMNDMLKI
- a CDS encoding metal-dependent hydrolase, translating into MQVTYYGHSCFSVTVNGKHLLFDPFIRPNELAKNIDIKKIKADYILISHGHEDHTADAVELAKLTGAITISNYEIYNWLLKQGIKGCHPMNTGGKWMFDFGKVKCVAAEHSSSLPDGTYGGNPLGFIIESSEGNFYYSGDTALTYDMKLIGEYRKLDFAFLPIGDNFTMGIENAILASTFINCPDIIGMHYDTFGFIKIDHQEAINKFQRAGKKLTLLRIGETINYEFKTTLSKA
- a CDS encoding ParA family protein, yielding MGKIIAIANQKGGVGKTTTAINLAASLAVLEYKTLLVDADPQANSTSGVGFEPRNVKASIYECIIDEIDPANVILNTSTPNMDLLPAHIDLVGAEIEMINLPSREKKMRQALAKIKDDYDFIILDCSPSLGLITVNSLTAADSVIIPVQCEYFALEGLGKLLNTIKIVQSRLNSELSIEGILLTMYDIRLRLANQVVEEVKTHFQNMVFDTIIQRSTKLGEAPSHGETIIMHDASSKGAVNYLNLAREILQKNGLTKLSESEKIINITEEN
- a CDS encoding ParB/RepB/Spo0J family partition protein — its product is MSTNKRNALGKGLSALLENANTDITSSSKTPEGNTPVAGSIAEIPLAQIEANPFQPRTKFEKEALAELAESISSLGIIQPVTVRKVGYDKYQLISGERRFKASQVAGLKSIPAYIRIANDEAMLEMALVENIQRENLDAIEIAISYKRLMDECGLTQENLSQKVGKQRSTIANYLRLLKLPAEVQLGIRDNKINMGHARAIVNIDKAETLIEIYNRIISEDLSVREVEDLARWQNKKPESLRRSKRSAAFPLPEKLKKVNESIKITFGKKAELRRQNSGKGKIVIPFASDADLERILTLLDIL
- a CDS encoding signal peptidase I, encoding MTPFIYFLILSYLPTVIGLKKFFEAFGEQGWKAYVPFYNILILLKIIQRPWWWLLLFMVPTVSFIMWWIMLYQLYESFGKKSAGEKFIGAVLWFVYLPWFGYSKNLKYSGPIDYTKVKRSWMAEWVDAGLFAVVAATIIRTFFIEAFTIPTSSLEKSLMVGDYLFVSKVSYGAKVPNTPLSFPFTHHTLFLTKDTRSYLEWVKLPYWRLPCLGKVKNNDYVVFNYPDGDTVALGAQNQSYYQLCREFGWGYVNNPDKVNPYSGEPFGNVVARPPDKRENYVKRCVAIAGDTLEIRHSIFYINGKPSYAAETMQHHYIVKTKDGFGFNQKVLDKFDITEPVENRMIPGALILTLPNNKVEEFKKLPNIESVTPLIGDSNVYDPRIFPHSPNYKWNVDNFGPLVMPKEGMTIKLDTTNIALYDRIITAYEGNTLAIKGDKIFINGVPASSYTFKLGYYFMIGDNRHNSADSRYWGFVPEDHIVGKPVFVWMSWKNGFMGKARWDRFFTFVHSDGLSRSYLIHFLGFLVIMFGYNYFKGRRKAKVQPKT